From a single Solanum dulcamara chromosome 4, daSolDulc1.2, whole genome shotgun sequence genomic region:
- the LOC129885541 gene encoding uncharacterized protein LOC129885541 isoform X1 has product MSIDGGRFYWERNSDEKVKGIVIIFSWVSIQETELKTYVNLYDSLGWNSLVCLADFATLYIPEKATSLAYSLLRELVEELRCRPCPVVVAALSGGSKACMYKFFQIVKGRSEAQVNLEDSQLVINCISGQIYDSCPVDFTADFGTQFAVPPTILKFPGSTKLLSLVAKGFTSGLDALFITRFGSQRSEYWRTLYSSVSFGAPFLILCSENDDIAPYQSVCKFAHSLQDMGADIKMIMWKNSCHVGMYKSDPIQYSIAIDQLLAHATSVFTSRIKKLGERNGLDDMHDEISHLICDLQNAAADSNGSLRRVAGGPNDHFFLPSSSNRQNVSDSGSSSEERKDLPIWPNPSLSAHTVLGQILFDACVPKNVEGWDVKYTSSLKGQPFSSARKHSPLNAIKNFRRSRL; this is encoded by the exons ATGTCAATCGACGGTGGAAGATTTTACTGGGAGAGGAATTCCGATGAAAAGGTCAAAGGAAttgtcataatcttttcttgGGTTTCAATTCAGGAAACTGAATTGAAGACTTATGTTAATCTTTATGATTCTCTTGGTTGGAACTCCCTTGTATGCCTTGCTGATTTCGCTACCCT ATACATACCTGAGAAGGCTACATCACTGGCATATTCTCTTCTAAGAGAGCTCGTCGAG GAACTAAGATGTCGGCCTTGTCCAGTTGTTGTTGCAGCTCTTTCTGGTGGTTCTAAGGCCTGTATGTATAAGTTTTTTCAG ATTGTTAAAGGGAGATCTGAAGCTCAAGTTAATCTG GAGGACAGCCAATTGGTCATTAACTGCATCTCAGGTCAAATTTATGATTCTTGTCCTGTTGATTTCACTGCAGACTTTGGAACACAATTTGCTGTGCCTCCCACAATTCTAAAGTTCCCCGGCTCCACAAAGCTACTGTCTCTGGTTGCGAAAGGTTTTACTTCTGGATTGGATGCCTTATTCATAACTAGGTTTGGATCCCAGCGTTCTGAGTATTGGCGTACTCTTTACTCCTCGGTT AGTTTTGGGGCCCCTTTTCTCATTTTGTGCTCAGAAAATGATGATATTGCTCCATATCAATCTGTATGTAAATTTGCTCACAGCTTGCAAGACATGGGGGCAGATATCAAAATGATAATGTGGAAGAATTCCTGTCATGTAG GTATGTACAAGAGTGATCCCATCCAGTACAGCATTGCTATAGATCAACTACTTGCTCATGCAACTTCAGTTTTCACTAGCAGAATTAAGAAACTAGGAGAGAGAAATGGCTTGGATGATATGCATGATGAGATATCTCACTTGATTTGTGACCTCCAAAATGCAGCAGCTGACTCGAATGGAAGTTTAAGAAGAGTTGCAGGGGGGCCAAATGATCACTTTTTCTTGCCAAGTTCATCCAACCGTCAAAATGTTAGTGATTCTGGCTCTTCCtctgaagaaagaaaagatctGCCTATTTGGCCAAATCCCAGTTTAAGTGCACACACTGTGCTTGGACAAATCCTTTTTGATGCTTGTGTTCCTAAGAATGTTGAAGGTTGGGATGTTAAGTATACTTCTTCCTTAAAAGGCCAACCATTTTCCTCAGCGCGTAAGCATTCACCGCTAAATGCCATCAAAAACTTCCGCCGTTCTCGGTTATGA
- the LOC129885541 gene encoding uncharacterized protein LOC129885541 isoform X3 — translation MKRYIPEKATSLAYSLLRELVEELRCRPCPVVVAALSGGSKACMYKFFQIVKGRSEAQVNLEDSQLVINCISGQIYDSCPVDFTADFGTQFAVPPTILKFPGSTKLLSLVAKGFTSGLDALFITRFGSQRSEYWRTLYSSVSFGAPFLILCSENDDIAPYQSVCKFAHSLQDMGADIKMIMWKNSCHVGMYKSDPIQYSIAIDQLLAHATSVFTSRIKKLGERNGLDDMHDEISHLICDLQNAAADSNGSLRRVAGGPNDHFFLPSSSNRQNVSDSGSSSEERKDLPIWPNPSLSAHTVLGQILFDACVPKNVEGWDVKYTSSLKGQPFSSARKHSPLNAIKNFRRSRL, via the exons ATGAAAAG ATACATACCTGAGAAGGCTACATCACTGGCATATTCTCTTCTAAGAGAGCTCGTCGAG GAACTAAGATGTCGGCCTTGTCCAGTTGTTGTTGCAGCTCTTTCTGGTGGTTCTAAGGCCTGTATGTATAAGTTTTTTCAG ATTGTTAAAGGGAGATCTGAAGCTCAAGTTAATCTG GAGGACAGCCAATTGGTCATTAACTGCATCTCAGGTCAAATTTATGATTCTTGTCCTGTTGATTTCACTGCAGACTTTGGAACACAATTTGCTGTGCCTCCCACAATTCTAAAGTTCCCCGGCTCCACAAAGCTACTGTCTCTGGTTGCGAAAGGTTTTACTTCTGGATTGGATGCCTTATTCATAACTAGGTTTGGATCCCAGCGTTCTGAGTATTGGCGTACTCTTTACTCCTCGGTT AGTTTTGGGGCCCCTTTTCTCATTTTGTGCTCAGAAAATGATGATATTGCTCCATATCAATCTGTATGTAAATTTGCTCACAGCTTGCAAGACATGGGGGCAGATATCAAAATGATAATGTGGAAGAATTCCTGTCATGTAG GTATGTACAAGAGTGATCCCATCCAGTACAGCATTGCTATAGATCAACTACTTGCTCATGCAACTTCAGTTTTCACTAGCAGAATTAAGAAACTAGGAGAGAGAAATGGCTTGGATGATATGCATGATGAGATATCTCACTTGATTTGTGACCTCCAAAATGCAGCAGCTGACTCGAATGGAAGTTTAAGAAGAGTTGCAGGGGGGCCAAATGATCACTTTTTCTTGCCAAGTTCATCCAACCGTCAAAATGTTAGTGATTCTGGCTCTTCCtctgaagaaagaaaagatctGCCTATTTGGCCAAATCCCAGTTTAAGTGCACACACTGTGCTTGGACAAATCCTTTTTGATGCTTGTGTTCCTAAGAATGTTGAAGGTTGGGATGTTAAGTATACTTCTTCCTTAAAAGGCCAACCATTTTCCTCAGCGCGTAAGCATTCACCGCTAAATGCCATCAAAAACTTCCGCCGTTCTCGGTTATGA
- the LOC129885541 gene encoding uncharacterized protein LOC129885541 isoform X2: MLIFMILLVGTPLYALLISLPLNNLCRYIPEKATSLAYSLLRELVEELRCRPCPVVVAALSGGSKACMYKFFQIVKGRSEAQVNLEDSQLVINCISGQIYDSCPVDFTADFGTQFAVPPTILKFPGSTKLLSLVAKGFTSGLDALFITRFGSQRSEYWRTLYSSVSFGAPFLILCSENDDIAPYQSVCKFAHSLQDMGADIKMIMWKNSCHVGMYKSDPIQYSIAIDQLLAHATSVFTSRIKKLGERNGLDDMHDEISHLICDLQNAAADSNGSLRRVAGGPNDHFFLPSSSNRQNVSDSGSSSEERKDLPIWPNPSLSAHTVLGQILFDACVPKNVEGWDVKYTSSLKGQPFSSARKHSPLNAIKNFRRSRL, translated from the exons ATGTTAATCTTTATGATTCTCTTGGTTGGAACTCCCTTGTATGCCTTGCTGATTTCGCTACCCT TGAATAATCTATGCAGATACATACCTGAGAAGGCTACATCACTGGCATATTCTCTTCTAAGAGAGCTCGTCGAG GAACTAAGATGTCGGCCTTGTCCAGTTGTTGTTGCAGCTCTTTCTGGTGGTTCTAAGGCCTGTATGTATAAGTTTTTTCAG ATTGTTAAAGGGAGATCTGAAGCTCAAGTTAATCTG GAGGACAGCCAATTGGTCATTAACTGCATCTCAGGTCAAATTTATGATTCTTGTCCTGTTGATTTCACTGCAGACTTTGGAACACAATTTGCTGTGCCTCCCACAATTCTAAAGTTCCCCGGCTCCACAAAGCTACTGTCTCTGGTTGCGAAAGGTTTTACTTCTGGATTGGATGCCTTATTCATAACTAGGTTTGGATCCCAGCGTTCTGAGTATTGGCGTACTCTTTACTCCTCGGTT AGTTTTGGGGCCCCTTTTCTCATTTTGTGCTCAGAAAATGATGATATTGCTCCATATCAATCTGTATGTAAATTTGCTCACAGCTTGCAAGACATGGGGGCAGATATCAAAATGATAATGTGGAAGAATTCCTGTCATGTAG GTATGTACAAGAGTGATCCCATCCAGTACAGCATTGCTATAGATCAACTACTTGCTCATGCAACTTCAGTTTTCACTAGCAGAATTAAGAAACTAGGAGAGAGAAATGGCTTGGATGATATGCATGATGAGATATCTCACTTGATTTGTGACCTCCAAAATGCAGCAGCTGACTCGAATGGAAGTTTAAGAAGAGTTGCAGGGGGGCCAAATGATCACTTTTTCTTGCCAAGTTCATCCAACCGTCAAAATGTTAGTGATTCTGGCTCTTCCtctgaagaaagaaaagatctGCCTATTTGGCCAAATCCCAGTTTAAGTGCACACACTGTGCTTGGACAAATCCTTTTTGATGCTTGTGTTCCTAAGAATGTTGAAGGTTGGGATGTTAAGTATACTTCTTCCTTAAAAGGCCAACCATTTTCCTCAGCGCGTAAGCATTCACCGCTAAATGCCATCAAAAACTTCCGCCGTTCTCGGTTATGA